The following coding sequences lie in one Niabella agricola genomic window:
- a CDS encoding FAD-dependent oxidoreductase, producing the protein MIIKDAETKRDLKKEVIEQDLVIVGGGMSGLCGAITAARQGLRVLLVQDRPVLGGNASSEVRLWILGATSHMGNNNRWSREGGVIDEILVENTYRNPEGNPVILDMILLDKVKQEANITLLLNTAVYEVIKADADRISGVKAFCSQNATEYELRAPLFCDASGDGIVGFLSGAAFRMGAETREEFHEPMAPDISYGELLGHSLYFYTKDTGKPVTFHAPSFAMDVQKEIPRYKNFNAKEHGCKLWWVEYGGRMDTVHDTEQIKWELWKVIYGVWDYIKNSGNFPEAATYTLEWVGMIPGKRESRRFEGDYILSQKDLIEQRIHPDAVAYGGWSIDLHPADGVFSDRSPCNQWHSKGLFQIPYRCLYSRNIKNLFLAGRIISVSHVAFGATRVMATSAYTGQAVAVAAARCIRNGKDPQGLLEASQMAALQKELMKTGQYIPGKKLQDEEDLVPASTITASSFLNVTGFDQRQLVYKPLAIAAAQLIPVTAGRLPAFRLPVKASGATELIVEVRSSSRVGGFTPDQTLVRKKILLQEGEAEIKVDTGLQLNHPQYLFLCFLKNEEVQIAYSRQRITGFVSVFNGVNKAVSNNGKQRAPEGSGVDSFEFWCPQRRPEGQNLALRFSEPVFTAGTGNLTNGIDRPTDQPNAWIADPGDAQPSVKLAWATPQQIRQIHLAFDTDFDHAMESVLMTHPETTMPFCVQDYQVEDEWGNLLYQKEGNFQTRNVIVLEQPVVTKQLVIRMKHPSAAVPAALFSVRCYAE; encoded by the coding sequence ATGATCATTAAAGATGCAGAAACGAAGCGGGATCTGAAAAAAGAAGTTATTGAACAGGATCTTGTTATTGTAGGAGGAGGTATGTCTGGCCTATGTGGCGCTATAACAGCCGCCCGGCAAGGACTCCGTGTGCTGCTGGTGCAGGATCGCCCCGTACTGGGCGGCAACGCATCCAGTGAGGTACGGCTGTGGATCCTGGGTGCTACCTCGCATATGGGCAACAACAACCGGTGGAGTCGGGAAGGCGGCGTGATCGATGAAATACTGGTAGAGAACACTTACCGGAATCCCGAAGGGAACCCGGTAATACTGGATATGATCCTGCTGGATAAAGTAAAGCAGGAGGCCAATATCACCTTGCTGCTGAATACGGCCGTGTATGAAGTAATTAAGGCGGATGCCGACCGTATCTCAGGGGTAAAGGCTTTTTGCAGTCAGAACGCCACCGAATATGAATTAAGAGCGCCCTTGTTCTGCGATGCCTCCGGCGATGGGATCGTGGGCTTTCTTTCAGGAGCAGCTTTCCGTATGGGCGCCGAAACCCGGGAGGAGTTTCATGAGCCAATGGCTCCGGATATCAGCTATGGCGAACTGCTGGGGCATTCGCTTTATTTTTATACAAAAGATACCGGTAAGCCGGTGACCTTTCACGCGCCCTCTTTTGCAATGGATGTACAAAAGGAAATTCCACGGTATAAAAATTTTAATGCAAAGGAACATGGATGCAAACTGTGGTGGGTAGAATATGGCGGAAGAATGGACACGGTACATGATACAGAGCAGATCAAATGGGAACTGTGGAAGGTGATCTATGGGGTTTGGGATTATATCAAAAACTCCGGCAACTTTCCGGAGGCGGCTACATATACGTTGGAATGGGTAGGCATGATCCCGGGCAAGAGGGAAAGCCGCCGTTTTGAAGGGGATTATATTTTATCGCAAAAAGACCTTATTGAGCAGCGCATCCATCCGGATGCTGTTGCTTACGGTGGATGGTCGATTGACCTGCACCCGGCAGACGGCGTGTTCAGCGACCGCTCGCCCTGCAACCAGTGGCACAGCAAGGGACTTTTCCAGATTCCCTACCGTTGTTTGTACAGCAGGAATATAAAGAACCTTTTTCTGGCGGGCCGCATCATCAGTGTAAGTCATGTAGCGTTTGGCGCCACCCGGGTAATGGCTACCAGCGCGTATACCGGTCAGGCCGTGGCCGTGGCTGCCGCCCGCTGTATCCGGAACGGGAAGGATCCACAGGGTTTGCTGGAGGCATCGCAAATGGCGGCACTCCAAAAAGAACTGATGAAAACGGGCCAGTATATTCCCGGCAAAAAATTGCAGGACGAGGAAGACCTGGTGCCGGCCAGTACCATTACGGCAAGTTCTTTTTTAAACGTTACCGGCTTTGATCAGCGGCAACTGGTGTATAAACCGTTAGCGATTGCTGCGGCACAGTTAATACCGGTAACCGCAGGAAGGCTTCCGGCATTCCGTCTTCCTGTAAAAGCGTCCGGGGCTACCGAGCTTATAGTGGAGGTTCGCTCCAGCAGCCGGGTGGGCGGGTTTACACCGGATCAGACCCTGGTACGGAAAAAAATTTTGCTTCAGGAAGGGGAAGCAGAAATTAAAGTGGATACCGGACTGCAGCTGAATCATCCGCAGTACCTGTTTCTTTGCTTCCTGAAGAATGAGGAGGTTCAAATTGCGTACTCCCGCCAGCGGATAACAGGGTTTGTTTCCGTATTCAACGGGGTTAATAAAGCCGTATCCAACAATGGAAAACAAAGGGCCCCGGAGGGGTCTGGTGTGGATTCTTTTGAGTTCTGGTGCCCGCAGCGCCGGCCGGAAGGGCAGAACCTGGCACTCCGTTTTTCGGAGCCGGTATTTACAGCAGGTACCGGTAATCTTACCAATGGCATTGACCGTCCTACAGACCAGCCCAATGCCTGGATTGCCGATCCCGGGGATGCACAACCATCTGTTAAGCTTGCCTGGGCTACACCGCAGCAGATCCGGCAGATCCACCTGGCATTTGATACAGACTTTGATCATGCCATGGAATCGGTGCTGATGACACACCCGGAAACGACGATGCCGTTTTGTGTGCAGGATTACCAGGTGGAAGATGAGTGGGGAAACCTGCTGTATCAAAAAGAAGGTAACTTTCAAACGCGGAATGTAATTGTACTGGAACAACCGGTTGTTACCAAACAACTGGTCATCCGG